The following coding sequences lie in one Arabidopsis thaliana chromosome 3, partial sequence genomic window:
- a CDS encoding F-box and associated interaction domains-containing protein (F-box and associated interaction domains-containing protein; CONTAINS InterPro DOMAIN/s: F-box domain, cyclin-like (InterPro:IPR001810), F-box domain, Skp2-like (InterPro:IPR022364), F-box associated domain, type 1 (InterPro:IPR006527), F-box associated interaction domain (InterPro:IPR017451); BEST Arabidopsis thaliana protein match is: F-box and associated interaction domains-containing protein (TAIR:AT3G24580.1); Has 994 Blast hits to 945 proteins in 19 species: Archae - 0; Bacteria - 0; Metazoa - 0; Fungi - 0; Plants - 994; Viruses - 0; Other Eukaryotes - 0 (source: NCBI BLink).) has translation MAEEVLSRVPMTSLRRLRFTCKKWNTLSRCRSFAKKHLVCQAKVAAKKREYKVVMMMDFRVYLMRINLQNNVELCIKRERELLFPDASDQIYVRHVFHCDGLLLCIMKDNPRLVVCNPYSGQTRWIETTNNPQRLDAYSYALGYNSSTKSHKILSFGMMFDYVSSTSAEFKIYDFNSDSWRGDIWAAVCLRRPLSGIFKSSLLLSNVRDEQLAVLFQRMDTLQMEIWVTTKIEPNTVSWSSKFFLSVDMRELTGRYSMFSFSDASFFIDEEKKVAVLTSLERMDP, from the exons ATGGCGGAGGAGGTGCTTTCTAGGGTTCCGATGACATCTCTAAGAAGACTCCGATTTACTTGCAAAAAGTGGAACACTTTATCTAGATGTAGGAGCTTTGCAAAGAAGCACCTTGTTTGTCAAGCAAAAGTAGCtgcaaagaaaagagagtatAAGGTGGTCATGATGAtggattttagggtttatttgATGCGCATAAATCTTCAGAACAACGTTGAATTGTGTATAAAGCGTGAACGTGAACTTCTTTTCCCCGACGCTTCAGATCAAATTTACGTCCGTCACGTCTTTCACTGCGACGGTTTATTGTTATGCATCATGAAAGACAACCCTAGGCTTGTGGTTTGTAACCCGTATAGTGGACAAACCCGGTGGATCGAGACTACAAATAATCCTCAGAGATTAGATGCATATTCGTATGCTCTCGGATACAATAGCAGTACCAAATCCCACAAAATCTTGAGTTTTGGTATGATGTTTGATTATGTCTCCTCCACTTCTGCTGAGTTCAAAATCTACGACTTTAACTCTGACTCATGGAGG GGAGACATTTGGGCCGCGGTTTGCCTTCGCCGCCCTTTGAGTGGTATCTTCAAGAGTTCTCTGTTATTATCTAATGTTAGAGATGAGCAGCTTGCGGTGTTATTTCAGCGTATGGATACATTACAGATGGAGATCTGGGTTACAACTAAGATTGAGCCCAACACGGTGTCATGGAGCAGCAAGTTCTTCTTATCAGTGGATATGAGAGAACTCACCGGCCGTTACTCTATGTTTTCGTTTAGTGATGcaagtttcttcattgatgaggagaagaaagttgcaGTG CTTACATCGTTGGAGAGGATGGATCCTTGA
- a CDS encoding F-box and associated interaction domains-containing protein: MSNLPRDLSDLPRNMAEEVLSRVPMTSLRRLRFTCKKWNTLSRCRSFAKKHLVCQAKVAAKKREYKVVMMMDFRVYLMRINLQNNVELCIKRERELLFPDASDQIYVRHVFHCDGLLLCIMKDNPRLVVCNPYSGQTRWIETTNNPQRLDAYSYALGYNSSTKSHKILSFGMMFDYVSSTSAEFKIYDFNSDSWRLAVLFQRMDTLQMEIWVTTKIEPNTVSWSSKFFLSVDMRELTGRYSMFSFSDASFFIDEEKKVAVVFDKGKKK, encoded by the exons ATGTCCAATCTTCCAAGAGATTTATCGGATCTTCCAAGGAATATGGCGGAGGAGGTGCTTTCTAGGGTTCCGATGACATCTCTAAGAAGACTCCGATTTACTTGCAAAAAGTGGAACACTTTATCTAGATGTAGGAGCTTTGCAAAGAAGCACCTTGTTTGTCAAGCAAAAGTAGCtgcaaagaaaagagagtatAAGGTGGTCATGATGAtggattttagggtttatttgATGCGCATAAATCTTCAGAACAACGTTGAATTGTGTATAAAGCGTGAACGTGAACTTCTTTTCCCCGACGCTTCAGATCAAATTTACGTCCGTCACGTCTTTCACTGCGACGGTTTATTGTTATGCATCATGAAAGACAACCCTAGGCTTGTGGTTTGTAACCCGTATAGTGGACAAACCCGGTGGATCGAGACTACAAATAATCCTCAGAGATTAGATGCATATTCGTATGCTCTCGGATACAATAGCAGTACCAAATCCCACAAAATCTTGAGTTTTGGTATGATGTTTGATTATGTCTCCTCCACTTCTGCTGAGTTCAAAATCTACGACTTTAACTCTGACTCATGGAGG CTTGCGGTGTTATTTCAGCGTATGGATACATTACAGATGGAGATCTGGGTTACAACTAAGATTGAGCCCAACACGGTGTCATGGAGCAGCAAGTTCTTCTTATCAGTGGATATGAGAGAACTCACCGGCCGTTACTCTATGTTTTCGTTTAGTGATGcaagtttcttcattgatgaggagaagaaagttgcaGTGGTTTTTGATAAAGGCAAAAAGAAGTAG
- the PHO1 gene encoding phosphate 1 (phosphate 1 (PHO1); INVOLVED IN: cellular response to phosphate starvation, phosphate transport; LOCATED IN: integral to membrane; EXPRESSED IN: 13 plant structures; EXPRESSED DURING: 6 growth stages; CONTAINS InterPro DOMAIN/s: EXS, C-terminal (InterPro:IPR004342), SPX, N-terminal (InterPro:IPR004331); BEST Arabidopsis thaliana protein match is: EXS (ERD1/XPR1/SYG1) family protein (TAIR:AT1G68740.1); Has 1217 Blast hits to 1145 proteins in 207 species: Archae - 2; Bacteria - 0; Metazoa - 255; Fungi - 408; Plants - 406; Viruses - 0; Other Eukaryotes - 146 (source: NCBI BLink).): MVKFSKELEAQLIPEWKEAFVNYCLLKKQIKKIKTSRKPKPASHYPIGHHSDFGRSLFDPVRKLARTFSDKLFSNSEKPEILQVRRRRGSSETGDDVDEIYQTELVQLFSEEDEVKVFFARLDEELNKVNQFHKPKETEFLERGEILKKQLETLAELKQILSDRKKRNLSGSNSHRSFSSSVRNSDFSAGSPGELSEIQSETSRTDEIIEALERNGVSFINSATRSKTKGGKPKMSLRVDIPDAVAGAEGGIARSIATAMSVLWEELVNNPRSDFTNWKNIQSAEKKIRSAFVELYRGLGLLKTYSSLNMIAFTKIMKKFDKVAGQNASSTYLKVVKRSQFISSDKVVRLMDEVESIFTKHFANNDRKKAMKFLKPHQTKDSHMVTFFVGLFTGCFISLFVIYIILAHLSGIFTSSDQVSYLETVYPVFSVFALLSLHMFMYGCNLYMWKNTRINYTFIFEFAPNTALRYRDAFLMGTTFMTSVVAAMVIHLILRASGFSASQVDTIPGILLLIFICVLICPFNTFYRPTRFCFIRILRKIVCSPFYKVLMVDFFMGDQLTSQIPLLRHLETTGCYFLAQSFKTHEYNTCKNGRYYREFAYLISFLPYFWRAMQCVRRWWDESNPDHLINMGKYVSAMVAAGVRITYARENNDLWLTMVLVSSVVATIYQLYWDFVKDWGLLNPKSKNPWLRDNLVLRNKNFYYLSIALNLVLRVAWIETIMRFRVSPVQSHLLDFFLASLEVIRRGHWNFYRVENEHLNNVGQFRAVKTVPLPFLDRDSDG, from the exons ATGGTGAAGTTCTCGAAGGAGCTAGAGGCACAACTTATACCGGAGTGGAAAGAGGCCTTTGTTAACTATTGTTtactaaagaaacaaatcaagaaaatcaaaacctcTCGTAAACCAAAACCGGCTTCTCATTACCCCATTGGTCATCACTCCGATTTTGGTCGATCTCTTTTCGACCCGGTTCGCAAATTGGCCAGGACCTTCTCCGATAAACTATTTTCCAACTCAGAAAAACCAGAGATTCTCCAG gtaaggagaagaagaggtagCTCAGAAACTGGGGATGACGTCGATGAGATTTACCAAACTGAACTTGTTCAGTTGTTTTCCGAAGAAGACGAG GTTAAAGTGTTTTTCGCTAGATTGGATGAAGAACTAAACAAAGTGAATCAGTTTCACAAGcccaaagaaacagagtttttgGAAAGAGGAGAGATTCTGAAGAAACAGTTGGAGACTCTTGCAGAACTCAAACAGATCTTAAGTGAtcggaagaagagaaacttgtCTGGCTCAAATTCACATCGCTCCTTCTCATCTTCTGTTCGAAACTCTGATTTCTCTGCAG GGTCTCCAGGAGAACTAAGTGAGATACAAAGTGAAACATCAAGAACAGATGAAATCATAGAGGCCTTAGAGAGGAACGGTGTGAGTTTCATAAACTCTGCAACGAggagcaaaacaaaaggaggCAAACCAAAAATGTCTCTCCGCGTCGACATTCCCGACGCTGTGGCCGGAGCCGAAGGTGGTATCGCAAGATCCATCGCCACCGCCATGTCTGTTCTTTGGGAAGAGCTCGTTAACAACCCAAGATCAGATTTCACCAACTggaaaaatattcaaagcGCCGAGAAGAAGATACGAAGTGCCTTTGTTGAACTCTATAGAGGTCTTGGCTTGTTAAAGACTTACAG CTCGTTGAATATGATAGCtttcacaaaaataatgaagaaattcGATAAG GTTGCTGGTCAGAATGCATCATCAACGTATCTCAAAGTCGTAAAGAGATCGCAATTTATCAGCTCTGATAAG gtGGTAAGACTTATGGACGAAGTGGAGTCCATATTCACAAAGCACTTCGCCAACAATGACAGGAAAAAGGCCATGAAATTCTTGAAACCCCACCAGACCAAAGATTCTCACATGGTCACTTTCTTTGTTG GGTTATTTACGGGTTGCTTCATCTCATTGTTTGTTATTTACATAATACTAGCCCATCTTTCTGGAATCTTCACTTCTAGTGATCAAGTCTCTTATCTGGAGACTGTTTATCCTGTTTTCAG CGTTTTTGCGTTGCTGAGTCTACACATGTTCATGTATGGATGCAATCTATACATGTGGAAGAACACGAGGATAAACTACACctttatttttgagtttgcACCAAACACAGCGTTGCGTTACCGAGACGCGTTTCTGATGGGAACCACGTTCATGACCTCAGTTGTGGCAGCTATGGTCATCCACCTCATCCTCCGAGCCTCCGGTTTCTCAGCTAGTCAAGTAGACACCATTCCAGGCATCCTCCTCCTG ATCTTCATATGCGTCTTGATATGCCCATTTAACACATTCTACCGTCCAACAAGGTTCTGCTTCATCCGCATCTTGCGGAAGATTGTTTGCTCACCGTTCTACAAG GTTTTGATGGTTGATTTCTTCATGGGCGATCAACTTACTAGCCAG ATTCCATTGCTGAGACACCTTGAGACAACCGGGTGTTACTTCTTGGCTCAAAGCTTCAAAACTCACGAATACAATACCTGCAAAAACGGAAGATACTATAGAGAATTTGCTTACTTGATTTCTTTCTTACCCTACTTCTGGCGTGCCATGCAA TGTGTAAGGAGATGGTGGGACGAATCAAACCCTGATCACCTAATCAACATGGGAAAATACGTGTCAGCGATGGTTGCAGCCGGAGTCCGCATAACCTACGCGAGAGAAAACAACGACTTGTGGTTAACAATGGTGCTCGTAAGCTCCGTTGTGGCAACTATTTACCAATTATACTGGGACTTTGTCAAGGATTGGGGTcttctaaaccctaaatcgaaaAATCCATGGCTAAGAGACAATTTGGTTCTCCGGAACAAGAACTTCTACTACCTCTCCATT GCGTTGAATTTGGTGTTGCGAGTTGCTTGGATCGAGACAATTATGAGATTCAGGGTCAGTCCTGTTCAGTCTCATTTGCTAGATTTCTTCTTGGCGTCACTTGAAGTCATTCGTCGAGGCCACTGGAACTTTtacag AGTGGAGAATGAGCACTTAAACAATGTCGGCCAATTTAGGGCAGTGAAGACCGTACCGTTACCGTTCCTTGACAGGGACTCAGACGGTTAA
- the EDA6 gene encoding embryo sac development arrest 6 (EMBRYO SAC DEVELOPMENT ARREST 6 (EDA6); BEST Arabidopsis thaliana protein match is: unknown protein (TAIR:AT5G44060.1); Has 61 Blast hits to 61 proteins in 10 species: Archae - 0; Bacteria - 0; Metazoa - 0; Fungi - 0; Plants - 61; Viruses - 0; Other Eukaryotes - 0 (source: NCBI BLink).), whose product MNQNHHAHEGASRKRKDTESDLREAATPNWLLAGYMAHEYLTCGTMLGRKLYSGWAEVGPLVSPSPLQSREVKKARQSYSEVASVFKTDGNHVPGVVNPTQLAKWIQM is encoded by the coding sequence TGAATCAAAACCATCACGCGCATGAGGGCGCGTCGAGAAAACGTAAAGACACGGAGAGTGATCTAAGAGAAGCCGCCACACCGAACTGGTTATTGGCTGGCTACATGGCACACGAGTACCTCACGTGCGGTACTATGTTGGGCCGGAAGCTGTATTCAGGATGGGCCGAAGTTGGGCCGCTAGTCTCGCCATCACCATTACAGAGCAGAGAAGTGAAAAAGGCTCGCCAGAGTTACTCTGAAGTGGCGAGTGTGTTCAAAACAGATGGAAACCATGTCCCTGGTGTGGTTAACCCGACCCAGCTTGCTAAATGGATCCAGATGTGA